In Nocardioides cavernae, a single genomic region encodes these proteins:
- a CDS encoding AAA family ATPase, which translates to MTTGFSEQAPDLDTVRRVTGAVRQNIERVIAGKPDVVNAALVVLLAEGHLLIEDVPGVGKTQLSKALARSIDCSVARIQFTPDLLPSDVTGVSIFNQDTREFEFRPGGVFANIVVGDEINRASPKTQSALLEAMEERQVTVDNATYMLEKPFMVIATQNPIEMEGTYALPEAQRDRFMARVSVGYPVEAAEIAMLEGHTAHNPLDDLEPVTDAGEIRKVIEIVGRVHVSTAVQRYAVALTTATRVSNDLHLGASPRATLHLVRAAKAVAATQGRDYVLPDDIHGITSPVLAHRLLPNVEATMSGRTTAAILSGIVESVPVPAASDSTSIPRGSRA; encoded by the coding sequence GTGACGACTGGGTTTTCCGAGCAGGCGCCCGACCTGGACACCGTTCGGCGGGTCACCGGCGCCGTGCGCCAGAACATCGAGCGCGTCATCGCGGGCAAGCCCGACGTCGTCAACGCCGCCCTGGTCGTCCTCCTCGCCGAGGGTCACCTCCTCATCGAGGACGTGCCCGGCGTCGGCAAGACCCAGCTCAGCAAGGCGCTGGCCCGCAGCATCGACTGCTCGGTGGCGCGCATCCAGTTCACCCCGGACCTGCTGCCCTCCGACGTCACCGGCGTCTCGATCTTCAACCAGGACACCCGCGAGTTCGAGTTCCGCCCCGGCGGCGTCTTCGCCAACATCGTCGTGGGTGACGAGATCAACCGCGCGTCGCCCAAGACGCAGTCCGCTCTGCTCGAGGCCATGGAGGAGCGCCAGGTCACCGTCGACAACGCGACCTACATGCTCGAGAAGCCGTTCATGGTCATCGCGACGCAGAACCCGATCGAGATGGAGGGCACCTACGCCCTGCCGGAGGCACAGCGCGACCGCTTCATGGCGCGCGTGTCGGTCGGCTACCCCGTGGAGGCCGCGGAGATCGCGATGCTCGAGGGGCACACCGCCCACAACCCGCTCGACGACCTCGAGCCCGTCACCGACGCCGGGGAGATCCGCAAGGTGATCGAGATCGTCGGCCGGGTGCACGTGTCCACCGCCGTGCAGCGCTACGCCGTGGCCCTCACCACCGCGACCCGCGTCAGCAACGACCTGCACCTCGGCGCCTCACCGCGGGCGACGCTCCACCTCGTGCGGGCGGCCAAGGCGGTCGCCGCCACGCAGGGACGCGACTACGTCCTGCCCGACGACATCCACGGCATCACGTCCCCCGTCCTCGCCCACCGGCTGCTCCCCAACGTCGAGGCGACGATGAGCGGACGCACCACCGCCGCGATCCTGTCTGGGATCGTGGAGTCGGTGCCCGTCCCCGCGGCGTCCGACTCCACCTCGATTCCACGCGGCAGCCGTGCGTGA